The window cagtcTCTTCACTGTGAGTCCCTGCAAAGTAAGAAACAAGTTACTTCTCTCCTAGTATACAGGGGCACAGAGTAAACATTTGGAAGACAcatggaacagtggttctcaacatgggaGTTAACGAcccttcacaggggttgcatatcagatgtcctcctcctcagatgtttacattatgattcatagcagtagcaaaactacagttatgaagtagcaatgaaattaattttatggatGGGGGTCAGCACATGAGGAGGAACTAAGTGTaccaaagggtcacagcattgggaaggtgttttagttagggtttcagaTGCTGTGCTGCAGCTTTCAGCAGAAGATGGCTTGTGTCCCCAGTACCTGGGACACCATGTTGCAACTTACTTAGGCTTTCATAGCTTCATGTACAGCCCACTCAGGGAATCGGGTCTTGTTGCACATTGCTTGGGCTTAGAGGATTTCTGGAACCTTGGTACAAATCttgatcaaataaaataaatattaaaaaattagagCCAGTTAtggttgtatgtatgtgtaacccTTGTGCTGGGAGGGGAAATGTTGGAGGGTAGTGCATAGGTAACTGATCCTGGGAGCTTGCCAGCCAGTCATTGTAGCCAAAATGGCAAGCTCCAagctcagtgagaggccctgactCCAAAAATAAGGTGGTGGGCCATCAAGGGGGCTCAGTAAATATgggcacttgctgtcaagcctgatggtctcgtgagtttgattcccagaactcacatggtagagggagagaactgactccctcaagttatcctctgacctccacacatgcatcatgGCACACATGCATTAATGCCCCTTCccattacaaataaataaatgcagaaaataCAGTGGAAAGCCATAGAGGAAGAtgtctgcctctggcttccacatgcatacacacagttGAGCACATTCGTGTataacacatgtatatacatgaaaAGATTTTTGGCCTTTGTTATAGGAGTAACCAGTCATTTTTGGTTGGATTTAAGACCTACTGCGGAAGATGGAACCTATACTTGACACTGCTAGAGTGCCCAAGAACCTGAGTCTAACTAGATGAACCTAGGGGgaaatctactactattattctgctaaaggatcGTAGCAGGAAAAAGACTTGTAGAGCTAAGACATGCCTGAGTGTAGTCTAGCTGCATGGCTCACAATCTCCATTATACTGACATTTAAGGGTTCTTTGGTCTGCTTGTTTAAGAGATTCACagctggacagtgtgcagagagtgagaggctttggagcactcagtcctaaaagggATGTCTTCATCCAAGTCCTCCCCTCGGGAtctttgcagaagaggaggcaaagactgtgggagccagaggtgatggacaGCTCCAAGGAAGCCCCATCTTCCAGACACTGCAGGGCTGATGCACATGTGAACTCAggtgtgaactcacagaggtctgacACAAGGCCTGCCACAGCTGCAGACTAGACAGACCCCACCCACCGCTGGAAATGGGAGGTGGACACAGAGTCCCACCTCTGCCCCAGCCAGGAAGTTACTTGTGACTGAAACCTGCCGGGACAGGACAGTTCATTCTCTCCAGTGGAAACTTAGTGTATCAACCCCTCTCCAGGGCGGGTCCCATCCCCAGGAGTAGTTGACTGAAGAACATAGACActgtgggttttgtgtgtgtgctttttgtttcatttgggtatttttttatcttgttgaatttcttttcttttagtctGTTTTgattgttggggttttttgtttttgtttatctttgttttgtttagagagagaaagaatataaagttgggtgagtagggaagaggggaggacctgggaggagttgaaggagggaaagagtgtaatcaaaatatattatataaattttttaaaaaataaaaaacagttgGTCTTTAAGGATTTATGTTTGAAATGTCAAACACGTGACTGTAAGTTAGAAATATCCTTTGGTTGGTTGTTCGTGTCTTAACCACTTTGATCTAGAAGGCTATATGCCTcttcaatggtgtgtgtgtgtgtgtgtgtgtgtgtgtgtgtgtgtgtgtgattgctcACTAATATTTTATAAGAACTAAATGTTTTTGAtcctgtttgctttttatttgcaAATTTGGTATCAGCCTAGGTGTAAAAGTGTGACTTGGACTGCAGTTGCTCTCACTGCCAAGTCCTGCCCTCACCTGGCTTCGGAGTGAAGCTCCGTGTGCTTTCTGGGGACTGGCGTGAACTTCTCAGATGAAAAAGGATGGTTTAAGTTTGGGACCCTTGGAAATGTGACTGCATTCTTGCATGGCGATTTGTTTCCGTGTCCAGGATTTTGAGTTGGTAGGCAGTCAGAAGGAAGGTCTGCATGCCAAAAGCAGAAGACATTGGGGAATGTTTTCTTTACAGCCTTTTAACTTCAGGAGTTTATGGTTGCCTCACTTTCAGTATAGGAATTAGGTGTCTTTGCAGGAAATTAAGTAGCACTTAAAACACAAATGGAAGCTGTTacattttgtggtttgtttgctCCAGGAAAACACCACCAAGCCAGTGAAACCAAGCAGAATGTGATTGCGtcagacaaagcagcagaaaTGTCAGTTGTCCATGAACATGAGCACAGCCACGACCACACACAGCTGCACGCCTACATAGGTGTGTCCCTTGTACTGGGCTTCGTGTTCATGTTGCTAGTGGACCAGATTGGCAGCTCCCATGTGCATTCCACTGATGGTGAGTAGCTCTCAGGCTCTCTGGGCTGTGCAGGCACTTTTCATTGTGGAAATTTACAAACAACTGAATGATTCGGTCTACACCAATGGCCTTACTTAATGCTAAACTTGTGTTTTCCTCAGGTGTTGTGGGGCATTTTATTCAGTTGGGGGAGCTAGTGAGTCGTGGCATGGCACAACTGTTTATTGATATACCAACCCTGCTGGACTGAAAGCAGTCGGTCTCATTTGGGTGAGAGTCTAGGGTAGAAGTCCTTAATCTGTTTTGTGCTGTGAACCCTTAGGCAGTCTAAAGCCTGTGGCCCACTTACTGGAATGTTGGTCTTTATAAACTTAGAACTCCAGAGAATTCAAGGCTATCCTCGTCTACATATTGCTTTCCAGACCAGCCAGCAGATAGCACacacagtgagacactatctAAAAGCTAGCCATTCAACAAAGACCCcaaaccaagcaagcaagcaagcaaaaaactTGATAGTAAGTAAATTCTGATCTGCTTATTAGATACAGGGAGGAAAGAAGTAAACAGGGAAGTCCAACAGTGCTTTGACCAAGATCAATGTTGCCAGCATTCTGCTTTTGGTGTAGCTCATTCTGCTTTTGGTGTAGCTCAGGAAGCTATCAGACCGGCTTCTTTGCGGCTAACTACAAACTATAAACCTTGCAGAAAACTATAAACTATAAACTAGACGAAATATTAAAACTACCATCTGAAGACAGCAGAGAGTCAGTCACTAAGAGCAAGCACATTCTGCGGAGCATAACATCTGGAACAGAAATACCTATTTTTATAGGTGTTGGTAATCAGCATCCTTGGGGGCAACTAAAATTGTGATGGAAATTCAGTCTTCCCAAGTGTTATTACGTGTCTGTAATCCTTGCTCTTGGGAAGTGAGGTCAGGAGGATCAAGGCCCACCTCCattacatagcaaatttgaagccagcctggtgtacttgaaactttgtctcagaaagCCCCCAGTATTTCTGGAACAGACCTCAGGACAACCAGAGCCCTaaaaagaaaggagaattctaatgttgtggggtatccaccagatAAGACTtctcagacatgggtttaagccaataggaagtctttattagccagagggtgactacactgggtgttcaggaccCCAGGGTAGtccaagcctttctcagggtgagcttttaagcacaaaaacatgTCCTAGGTTGGCACACCTCGGTTAGCAAAAACAGTTAGCTAGAATCAGAActgcagaagccaaaaagcaaggttagtacatttagagactttcccagaactatggacttcaATGGATTAggattttgttcttgttttggcaggtggtgctgcctGTGTGCTGGGTTCTAAGGCCTAAATGGGCGTTTCTCTCTATGGCGTCAGTTGTGTCAAGGTCTGGGTGCCTGTTACACTAGACTCAGCCCCAGGTTCTGTGAGCAAACCGTGCTTGTTTGGGCAGACTCCAGGCAATTAAGCGAAACAATTAAACTGAGCTGTCCAGAAAAGAGTTACAGTTTGAACCAAGCTAAGTTACTTAAAGCAAAACAAGTTCTGTAGAAAAATAGAACAGAATTCAGAGAGTTCATGAGGTAGTACCACTAACAATGTCTGGTATGTGATGCAGCACGAAAGCACCCGTGGTCAGCAGAGGTGCAGCCTCTGAAAGGGAGGGTTattctgtaaaaagaaaaaggatacaaGGAGGTGAATGCATTCTCCAAAAATGTCAGTCTCAGTGGAGTACAGTATGTGATGCTACAATTGCTCTTTTCCAGAACAAATGCTCTGATGGACATTTTCAGAAAACTGACATGATTTGAATATGcaacagaaatcagaaaaatagtgTTAAATTTGCTGAAGTTGATATCCTTTTTGATTATATATTTTCCCTAAGGAAATACATATTGAAGTCTAGAGATAAGCAGTTAGGATGTGTACAACTTATTCTTAAGTGGTCAAAATTGGTATATAGAAAGTGTAAGTGGTGAAGCAAGTGATTCAAAATGTTTAGATGGTTAgtcaggcagagacaggggcatGTGAGTATTTTCTGTGAACTATTGGTGTAGCTTTTCTCGAGGTTAGAAACTATTTCCAAATAAAAGTAGTTTTGTTTTAATCATGGAATGGATGATTGAACAAAGCAGACTACTTGGACATGGATTGTAGCTCTACtactgaggatgtagctctgtggtTGTACATGGCATGGCTTGGCATGCAAAGCTTTAATCCCAGACATTAAGGAGAAAAAGATATGGTACTCAGCAGATTGAATAGGCAAGTATGGTGGCATGGGATGTGGTCAGGGCTCTCAAGAGGTGCAGGCTGGAGATGGGAGTTTGTAAGGACCAGCCCTGGCTACACAGTGGCACATGACACACTGTCTAGACTAAACTGAGGTCAGCAGAGGCTTTCCATCCACTGTAAAGTCCCATacgtcccaggctggcctcagattccttATACAACCATTGATGACCTTTAAtcactgatcctcctgcctctgcctcccaagtgctgatgtgccactatgtccatactgtacctttaaaaaaatctccccATCCCTGGGGGGTGCGGGCAAAGGCTGGCTGATCCCTGTGGGTTCAGGGCCAgactggcctacatagtgagttccaggaaggtcAGGACTGCATAATAAGACTCTGTCTTGagataaacaaataaagaaaacccaacacttctattttattttgttttgtttttgccaggGTTGGAGAACTAGATCCCTAGTACCCAGGTAAAAGCCAGACCTACTGTCACACATCTGTACACTCAGTGCTGGGGCAGGGGCATGGGGAGCCCTAAGGAGCTCactgcttggccagccagcctggtgaATCAATGAACAGTTCAATGAAAGACTCTGCCACAGCGAAACAAAGCAAAGTATAGAAGGATTGAGGAAAGATGCCATCAACTTCCGTGGGGTACTTAACATGAGCTCACGCTAGCCAGTCATGAGTCTATCCTGTAATATTTGGGAACTAAAGAGTTAAAACTTTAGCTGGGTGGTTGTggtgcaggaggcagaggatttctgtgtttgaggacagccagggctacacagagaaaccctgtcttaaaaaaccctaaaaaaaaaaaaagagttaaaacttttaaaatatggcCTGAGAGCTATAAGCTtattgacagagtgcttgcctggtacaTACGAGATCTGTCCATGATCCTCAACACTGAGaaatcagaatttttaaaaaagactttgttcttattttatgtgtgtgggcattTTGTCTCCtggtatgtctgtgcagcacattcatgtagtgcccacagaggcagaaagagggtgtcagatcctctggaactggagttacagacagttgttagctgctatGTTGATGctcagaactgaacccaggtcctctggaagagcagccagtgctcttaactgctgagccatctctctgtaaCCTCCTGCACTccccaaaataataaaagaattttaaataaattatataggaCCAATAGTGCCCTGTGATCCTGCACCCAGAATTAAGTTAGCATGTATTCATTCTGCCTCCTGTTTAACCCCAAGATCACTGTTTTTGCTGGCTTCAGATGTGTGTATCtttgatttttcagtttttgtttttttggagacctctttatgtaacccaagctggcctcaaacacacaacccttctgccttcatttcccaagtgctaggattacaggaatatACCACCATACACAGCTCTGGGTTTGTGTATTACTAAATGTCAGTAAAAGTTAATTCACTTAGCTGCTCTAGAGAGTAGTTGACCTACTAGGGGTCACACTCTTTAAGAAAATAGACTCTTTCTCTCCTATCAGCTACcaaatgccaatagctccttagctagggCTGGAACTTtatgccctgcccccccccccccccccccccgtgtttcCCATAACAGCAATAACATCCCCAGCAAAAGAAGTTATAAAACAATATTGGGTGCCTAGTGCTGCAGTGCATTCTGGGAGACATgttagaaacagagaaagaagtacAAAGTGTCCTGGTTACAGCTGGTCTGGGGTGGAAGACAGTGTGGTGGCTTTCTCTGTCTGAGGTGAACACAGAAGAACCTCTGCAGTGGCACATGGGTCCCAGCTACACAGAATGGTAGCTGAGCCAGGAGATGGTTGTTTTGAGCTAGGATTATTCTCTGACCTTTTCTTGATGGATATGGTCCTAGGATTCAATTTAGAACAGTGTCTAGGTTTTGGGTCGATAATCTGGGAAGGTAAATACTTGCCCAGAACTAGAGGTGAGGAGATTTAGGGAAAGGAGGGTGAGAATGATGTTAGAAAGTGCTAGAGAAACTGTGCTAATTGGTCTGGATACTAAGAAATACTGTGGAACCAACTGTATTACATAGCTTAAGAACCTcctcaagccaggtgtggtagtgcagaCCTGTAATCAGAGGCTGAGCCAGCAAAGTCTGcatggtcttcagagtgagttcaaggccagtctggcacTTAGTGgaactctatctcaaaatttaaaaaaaaaaatcaaaaagagacTGGGGAttatagctcagtggaagagtgttcaAATGCGtggacagagccctgggttcagtcctcatcactgaaggaaaaacCTGCCTAACTGTGGTGGTGGCTGACCTGAGCTAGCCGACAGCACAGTCGAAGGGTAGTGTCTTACAGATGCCTTGTGTGACTGGCTGAGGTGAGTTTAGGAGAGTAAGAAAAGCAGTAGGGAACTGTAGTGACCTGGGTTTAAATTGGTGAAAACACGTTAGGGTGGTAGCTGCAGAATGGAGATGGGATGAGAACAGAGTTGCAGGAGGGCTAGATGAGCCTGCAATGAAGTAACCAGAGGCCGTAGAGCACTTTCTACAGACAGTGAGCAAGTTCAGGCAGTTGGGGGTTATGCATTGCAGGAATTTATCCCGGGAAGCCTGAGTCAAGAGTTCCCACACACCGACCTCTTTAGTACAAGAAGAACATCGAAGTAttcaaagtagaaagaaaaaacagcagTGAGAAAAACAGTCTACATCAAAGTTTGAAATCTGAGCTTTCAAAATACTCATCCAGCTGGATATGGTCTTTtatacccttaatcccagtgctcaagaagctgaggcagagggactttgagttcaaggccaaccagggccacacagtgagactcctGCTCTAAAGtgacaatgataataataagaaGTGGACCGTCTCCAGACAGATGTTTCTATTGCTTTATGTCATATCATACTACTTAGTGATCCTTTCTCATTCTCACGTAGATCCAGAAACAGCAAGGCCTAGCAGTTCCAAAATCACCACCACGCTGGGGCTGGTCGTCCACGCTGCAGGTAAGTCGGGATTGCAGTGAGCTGCTCCATGCTGAACGCTCTTTGGGGAGGTTGCTGGACAAAGGCCCTCCAGCTTAAGCATAGCCCTCTTATGTCTGTGTTGAGTTGACCGGCTAAGAACGGTTTCTAGATTTTTAATACCTAAACACAAAAGTAtaagatgggcatgggggcacacacctgtaatccaagcacccaggaagtggaggcagtaggatccagagttcaagaccaacttgaGCTACTTAGTGAATTCAGAGTTAGCACGAGCTGTATATCCAGATCCTGTCCAAAGGAGtctgggctgtagctcagtggtaaagcatctGTCTAGTGTGTGAAAGGCTtgtgttcaatcctcagcaccactacACAAAGGATATTTCATGTCACTGGAAAATTACGCTATTTAAAGTACTAATGCTGCTCTGGAAGACAGCTGTACACATGTTTCTAGGTCACCTGTGGCTTGTTTGTACAGTAGTAACAGTTGAGTGGTTACAAGAGGCCAAGTAACCTGCAAAACTCCAATACGTCCTGCCTGGACTTTAAGAAGTTTGCTGAACTTTGCCCTCAGATCTATCTGGAAAAGAGCCTGGGCACTTGAGCATCAAACAGCCCTGCTGCTCAGTGCAGGCACAGGTGGGAAGCAGAGGACTCGGCATCGCTGACGGGACTTGATTTAGCACCATAACCCAAACCTAGACCTGATGATAGGATTCTCTCAGAGCCAAATAAAGGCATGTGAAAAGCAGCTCAGTCCTGGCCTACAGTTTTCTGCAAAGTCCACCATGTCGCCTctctagaggtggtgggacctgggagaatggagccgaTAATTgtggcagactaaagtctcatgcaatagccaactttctTCAGAGCCCCAGACAATTTTACTCTGAGCATTAAGAAAGgtcatgtggggctggagagatggctcggtggtttagagcatgtactgctcttccagaggacctgagttcagttcccagcacccacatcaagcagcttgcaactacctctaactccagctccagggtactGTTGGCCggtacacacttacacatatatgtaattttaaaaataataaaaatatgtctttaaaaaaagaaaggtcacATGaataaagttctcatgagttcaagctgtatataATCATAAGGACAAGCCGTACATGGCAAACACACGTCCATAGAGACATATAAAGgataaacatttaattgaatagcaacagcaagcaataatgagtaatctgaagtaaactcactcctatccactacacCTGGGAAGAACACAAAAACTTTACATTCCAAGAGCAATTCCGTGTTTTGAACAAACAGAGGTCACAAgacttgtcttgttttcttggagtgttctcacaagctctcagaattctcctcacaggACTCTAGTCCTGAACCATGTTCCAACATACCCATTCAGCCCCTATCCTGGCTGGTTTTGtatcagcttgacacagctagagttatctgaatagaaggagcctcaattgagaaaatgcctccataaaatcaagatgtagggcattttcttaataggTGATTGataagggagggcccagcccgttaTGGATGATGCAATTCTTTGGCTGGTGGTgctggcttctataagaaagcaggctgagcaagccatggggagcaagccagtaagcagcacccccatccccatggcctctgcatcagcttctgcctccaggttcctgccctgtttgagttcctgtgctgactGACTTTGATGATGAGCAGTGATAGGgaaatgtaagctgaataaaccctttcctctacaagttgctttggtcatggtgtttcttcacagcaatagagacccaaACTAAGATAGTCCCCATCATGTGTGAATCATCTGTGTTGAGGCCTCAAGCCTTGAAGACAGAGAGATACCTCCTTGGAAATTCTTTAGCATTACTGTTATTACAGTTTGACTCATCAGTGGATGCTTGTGTTTCATACTTTTTTAACAGTGAAAACAGCTAGCATATGGACTACTCAGGGCCTGATGCTAAGCTCTTTGCATATGTTCTTTCATTTTTAGCCCTCACGAAGCCTTAAAATGCATGTTTTATTGACCCCATCTTAAAGATGAagttcagagaggttgagtaactTCCCCAGAACCCAGTCcagctctggctggctttgaaGCCCATGCACTCAGCCCTGCACTGCCGTCCTTCATAGCgtcttctgtttccttcctgtctccaaaTCTAGCGGATGGTGTAGCTTTGGGAGCCGCAGCTTCTACTTCACAGACTAGTGTCCAGCTCATTGTGTTTGTAGCAATAATGCTACACAAGGTAAGCCACGATTGGATAGTGAACATATTTGTAATTAAAATTCGTCTTGGTCCTTGGAGAtttctgaaatgtgatttttttttttttttttttttaaatttagctttGCGAAGTTTTACCTTTTACCTTTGTCTgggtcctggggtttgaactcggGTCTCAAGGCTTTCACTGCAAGCACCTTGACCCGTTGGGGCATCTTGATAGcccttttttttagtttcttaatTACTTTCCATTTAGGAGAATTAAATACGTCTGTTCATAGCTAATTTTTTTACTACTATGTTCTTAAACTCTTATTtgaaagggctttttttttttaatcacatataCAAATGGCTAACTTCTTACTGATgtccatttttttaaaggtttattttattttgtagtttgtgtatatgagtgctctgtctgcatgcactcctgcaggccagaagagggaacaggaTCCCATTATCACTGGCTGTGAGCcaacctgtgggtgctgggaattgagctcaggacctttggaaggacagctagtgctcttaaccagtaagccatctctccagccctcagtttctgttttgtgtaGAATTTTGTTCACacagctgatgagatggctcagtgggtaaaagtgcttgctaagTAAGTTTGACAACTCAGggtccccaaagttgtcctctgctcaCCACACACACTGTGCTACACAGGTGGCTACAttcacacacgcgcacacgcgcacacgcacacgcgcacacacactataacataaataagaattaaaaactcaaaatagTTTTTGTGTACAATACTACCAAGAAATCTATATACAGCTACACAtagcattttctttttgagaacatTGATTCCTAAAAGGCAAGACTTGCTCTTGATGGGATGCCCCGGTTTCTGTTGTGAGAACTCGTATTCAGATCACACCACACACGTTTCTTATGTGGAAGCAAGCCCTGTTTGTCAAGTGATAATAAGGGTCACCTTGTCATTTACAGGCTCCAGCAGCATTTGGACTGGTTTCCTTCCTGATGCATGCTGGCCTGGAGCGGAATCGAATTAGAAAGCACTTGCTGGTATTTGCATTGGCAGCACCAGCCATGTCCATGCTGACATACTTAGGATTAAGTAAGGTAAGTGTGAGCATCTCTTACTATAAGGTCACGTATCTAGTTCCCCTCATAGGCATTCAGCCTGCAGCCGGTGAGTTGCATGGGGCTGAGAACAATGAATGTGACCCAACACAAAACCATAGACTTACTGAAACATgatgtaattttttgttttttatattatctaATTTTGTTTACTGGTAACTCACTTGTATGGTTGCCTAACATGAATGTTGTAGATGACAGCATTATGTCACGGTATCAAAAGACTCAACAAACCTGGGTATCTTAGGTTGAATTTTTTTCTGTACAGGATTTCCTCAGACTAAGACAAAAATTGAGAGTAAAAATCTGTAGAAAATAAATGGCTTAATTCCAAGTTAGTCCTTTTTtatgaatttaatattttattcatataaatTGAAAACTTTGATATCAGTTCTAAGAATATTTGCATAAATATATAGTAGAGTTTCAGTATTTAAAATAGTATCATTTAACTGGCCATGCTTATTTTGTTTGGCAGATAAATAGGAAGTCAGAATCAATGTTTAATGGTGAGGCAGGCACAGGAAGCATACAAGACAGGCCGTTCAGTGGCCTACAGTAGAGCTGAACAAAGGTGGCTGTAGGCAGCTGGGATTCCAGGTCCTTTAGTTCTTTATGCCTGAGCAGAGCTTCAGACTTGAAAGGTCCGTTTTCAGCGTAGAGCCCACATACTCCATTTCCAACCCTTATAGTTCTGTCCATAGCAACAGTCCCTCCTATTGTACCTAAATGTCAGTGAGTAGAATCTATGGGGAAAATCTTAGAACCAAACTATCGAGGGCTGGTTGGAAAGAGCCCCCCATGTCCCCTCCGAAGGTCACTGAGTTGTcattatataaaacaataaatgtgTTAGAAGGAATGTTGACTCActcttctgggttttttgttggttggctggttggtggTAGTGGGAGTGAACCCCAGGGCCTCACACGTCctaagcaagcactctcccactgaaCTGTAACCCcagacatctttttctttcttcttcctcttctgttcttttctcatttaaaaacagtcaaaaggaagaaaaggaaagatttgAGAAAGTCTATATGGAAAATGAATGGTTAATGAGTAGTTAGATTCTGTTCACCAGGCCTTTGATTGTTGGTCCTGAGTCTAACAATGAGCTCTTTCCCATTTACCGGGAGAGCCCTAAAGCAATGGGTAGTTCTTTAGAAGTTATCCCCCACGGACAGCTTTTTTTGATACTGAGAATTAAGCCAGGGCCTCtcacatgctgggcaaacactctgcactgagccacctccccagccctgatgGTTCCTTTTCAAATACGAGGCCAGCACGCCACTGACTGCTGTGCTTCAGAACTTTCCATGGGAAGCTCCTGATACTCCGGAAGCATGGCATTATATGCTGTGTCTGGGGCAATTTTCTAAAGCTTTAACCTATTGCCTTGGCTCACAGGTCTActcattttaatagaaaaaactgTGACTGGTTGTATAAAGATTAGCAAATGATGACAGGTATGGTgacccacatctgtaatcctagcacttgggaggctgaggcaggagagttcagagacaggggctctctgtgtagcactgactggaactcacagtgtagacaaggcttgcctcaaactcagaggtccacctgcctctgttgcATCTCGATTAGTCTGTATCTCAAGCACCTGGCCTAGTACACAGAGGATACTTGTTAAATATTAGAACAATGAATTATGCCTAAAgttctgagattccatctcagaGGTGTGAGTGAAACCTCCTAACCAGCACTTGAGAGTTGCTTTGAAAAGCAACTGTAGTTAATATGGCTTTTATTTCAAAATGGGAAGAGTAAATTTAAATGTTCTCCCTG is drawn from Peromyscus eremicus chromosome 14, PerEre_H2_v1, whole genome shotgun sequence and contains these coding sequences:
- the Slc39a9 gene encoding zinc transporter ZIP9 isoform X2 encodes the protein MDSSKEAPSSRHCRADAHVNSGKHHQASETKQNVIASDKAAEMSVVHEHEHSHDHTQLHAYIGVSLVLGFVFMLLVDQIGSSHVHSTDDPETARPSSSKITTTLGLVVHAAADGVALGAAASTSQTSVQLIVFVAIMLHKAPAAFGLVSFLMHAGLERNRIRKHLLVFALAAPAMSMLTYLGLSKSSKEALSEVNATGVAMLFSAGTFLYVATVHVLPEVGGMGHSHKADSTGGRGLSRLEVAALVLGCLIPLILSIGHQH
- the Slc39a9 gene encoding zinc transporter ZIP9 isoform X1 gives rise to the protein MDDFLSISLLSLAMLVGCYVAGIIPLAVNFSEERLKLVTVLGAGLLCGTALAVIVPEGVHALYEEVLEGKHHQASETKQNVIASDKAAEMSVVHEHEHSHDHTQLHAYIGVSLVLGFVFMLLVDQIGSSHVHSTDDPETARPSSSKITTTLGLVVHAAADGVALGAAASTSQTSVQLIVFVAIMLHKAPAAFGLVSFLMHAGLERNRIRKHLLVFALAAPAMSMLTYLGLSKSSKEALSEVNATGVAMLFSAGTFLYVATVHVLPEVGGMGHSHKADSTGGRGLSRLEVAALVLGCLIPLILSIGHQH
- the Slc39a9 gene encoding zinc transporter ZIP9 isoform X3 yields the protein MDDFLSISLLSLAMLVGCYVAGIIPLAVNFSEERLKLVTVLGAGLLCGTALAVIVPEGVHALYEEVLEGKHHQASETKQNVIASDKAAEMSVVHEHEHSHDHTQLHAYIGVSLVLGFVFMLLVDQIGSSHVHSTDDPETARPSSSKITTTLGLVVHAAADGVALGAAASTSQTSVQLIVFVAIMLHKAPAAFGLVSFLMHAGLERNRIRKHLLVFALAAPAMSMLTYLGLIKKPFQRSMPLEWPCCSLPGHFFMLPPSMSSLRWVEWGTATRLTALEGEASAALRWQPWFWVASSHSSCQ